From the genome of Tepidamorphus gemmatus, one region includes:
- the pdhA gene encoding pyruvate dehydrogenase (acetyl-transferring) E1 component subunit alpha: protein MAARAGGGARTRSAPGSRSTARARAAGRPVNGTAIAELTAEEELAAYREMLLIRRFEEKAGQMYGMGLIGGFCHLYIGQEAVVVGMQMVAKEGDQIITGYRDHGHMLACGMDPKGVMAELTGRRGGYSKGKGGSMHMFSVEKGFFGGHGIVGAQVSLGTGLGFANKYRGNDNVSFTYFGDGAANQGQVYESFNMARLWHLPVVYVIENNRYGMGTSVARASATTDLYMRGASFDIPGEQVDGMDVRAVRAAGAKAAEICRKGNGPYILEMLTYRYRGHSMSDPAKYRSKDEVQKMRQEHDPIEQVKARLLGEHRVSEDALKDIDREVRAIVNEAAEFAQTDPEPDPSELWTDVLR, encoded by the coding sequence ATGGCGGCGAGAGCCGGTGGCGGTGCAAGGACCAGATCCGCGCCCGGGAGTCGGTCGACCGCCAGGGCGCGAGCAGCTGGCAGGCCGGTCAACGGCACGGCTATTGCCGAACTGACGGCCGAGGAGGAGCTGGCCGCCTACCGCGAGATGCTGCTGATCCGGCGCTTCGAGGAGAAGGCGGGCCAGATGTACGGCATGGGACTGATCGGCGGATTCTGCCATCTCTACATCGGTCAGGAAGCCGTTGTCGTCGGCATGCAGATGGTGGCCAAGGAAGGCGACCAGATCATCACCGGCTATCGTGATCATGGCCACATGCTCGCCTGTGGAATGGACCCCAAGGGGGTGATGGCCGAACTTACCGGCCGCCGCGGCGGCTATTCCAAGGGCAAGGGCGGCTCGATGCACATGTTCTCCGTCGAGAAGGGCTTCTTCGGCGGGCACGGCATCGTCGGCGCGCAGGTGTCGCTCGGCACCGGCCTCGGCTTTGCCAACAAGTACCGTGGCAACGACAACGTCAGCTTCACCTATTTCGGCGATGGGGCTGCCAACCAGGGCCAGGTCTACGAGAGCTTCAACATGGCTCGGCTCTGGCACCTGCCTGTGGTCTATGTCATCGAGAACAACAGGTACGGCATGGGCACCAGTGTCGCCCGCGCCTCGGCGACCACCGATCTCTACATGCGTGGCGCGTCCTTCGACATTCCGGGCGAGCAGGTCGATGGCATGGACGTGCGCGCGGTCAGGGCCGCCGGCGCGAAGGCGGCCGAGATCTGCCGGAAAGGCAATGGGCCGTACATTCTCGAGATGCTCACCTACCGCTATCGCGGCCACTCGATGTCTGACCCCGCCAAGTACCGCTCCAAGGACGAGGTGCAGAAGATGCGCCAGGAGCACGATCCGATCGAGCAGGTGAAGGCGCGGCTTCTGGGCGAGCATCGGGTCAGCGAGGATGCGCTGAAGGATATCGACCGCGAGGTTCGCGCCATCGTCAACGAGGCGGCCGAGTTCGCCCAGACCGATCCCGAGCCCGATCCCTCGGAGCTGTGGACCGACGTGCTGCGCTGA
- a CDS encoding pyruvate dehydrogenase complex E1 component subunit beta, with protein MPIDVLMPALSPTMEEGKLARWLKKEGDAVASGDVIAEIETDKATMEVEAVDEGTLARILVPEGTEAVKVNTPIAVILADGEDASAMSAEPKAGAPASEPDLAAPQAEAPKSGAPKPAAKSVETRRLEQPDPEPEFAPGTVMVDTTVREALRDAMAEEMRRDDDVFVMGEEVAEYQGAYKVTQGLLDEFGPRRVIDTPITEHGFTGLGVGAALAGLKPIVEFMTFNFAMQAIDQIINSAAKTHYMSGGQIGCSIVFRGPNGAASRVAAQHSQDFAAWYSHVPGLKVIQPYTAADAKGLLKAAIRDPNPIVFLENEILYGHSFPVPKIEDFTIPIGKARIARKGTDVTIVSFGIGMTYALKAADELKGEGIDAEVIDLRTIRPMDVDTIVTSVRKTGRCVTVEEAWPQCSVSSEIAAQLMEKAFDWLDAPVTRVTGKDIPMPYAANLEKLALPSVKEVIDAVRAVTYRD; from the coding sequence ATGCCGATCGACGTACTGATGCCCGCCCTGTCCCCCACCATGGAGGAAGGCAAGCTCGCAAGGTGGCTCAAGAAGGAAGGCGATGCCGTCGCCTCCGGCGACGTGATCGCCGAGATCGAGACCGACAAGGCGACCATGGAGGTCGAGGCGGTCGACGAGGGCACGCTGGCCAGGATCCTGGTTCCGGAAGGTACCGAGGCCGTCAAGGTCAATACGCCGATCGCCGTGATCCTGGCCGACGGCGAGGATGCTTCGGCGATGTCGGCTGAACCGAAGGCTGGCGCGCCCGCATCCGAACCGGATCTGGCCGCGCCGCAGGCAGAGGCACCGAAATCTGGCGCCCCGAAACCCGCCGCGAAATCCGTCGAGACACGCCGTCTCGAACAGCCGGACCCCGAGCCGGAATTCGCCCCCGGCACGGTGATGGTCGACACCACCGTGCGCGAGGCGCTCCGCGACGCGATGGCCGAGGAGATGCGCCGCGATGACGACGTCTTCGTCATGGGCGAGGAGGTCGCCGAGTACCAGGGAGCCTACAAGGTGACGCAGGGGCTGCTCGACGAGTTCGGGCCGCGTCGCGTCATCGACACCCCGATCACCGAGCACGGCTTTACCGGTCTCGGCGTTGGGGCTGCACTCGCGGGCCTGAAGCCCATCGTGGAGTTCATGACGTTCAACTTCGCCATGCAGGCGATCGACCAGATCATCAATTCGGCCGCAAAGACCCACTACATGTCGGGCGGACAGATCGGCTGTTCGATCGTCTTCCGCGGTCCGAACGGAGCGGCCTCTCGCGTCGCCGCCCAGCACAGCCAGGACTTTGCCGCCTGGTACAGCCATGTACCCGGCCTGAAGGTGATTCAGCCCTACACGGCGGCGGATGCCAAGGGCCTGCTCAAGGCCGCGATCCGCGATCCGAACCCGATCGTTTTCCTCGAGAACGAAATCCTCTACGGCCACAGCTTCCCGGTACCCAAGATCGAGGACTTCACCATCCCGATCGGCAAGGCGCGCATCGCCCGCAAGGGGACCGATGTCACCATCGTCTCGTTCGGCATCGGCATGACCTACGCGCTGAAGGCCGCCGACGAACTGAAGGGTGAGGGGATCGATGCGGAGGTGATCGACCTCAGGACCATCCGGCCGATGGATGTCGACACCATCGTCACCTCGGTCAGGAAGACCGGGCGCTGCGTCACCGTCGAGGAGGCCTGGCCGCAGTGCTCGGTGTCCTCGGAGATTGCCGCGCAGCTGATGGAGAAGGCATTCGACTGGCTTGACGCGCCGGTCACGCGGGTCACCGGCAAGGACATTCCGATGCCCTACGCAGCCAATCTCGAGAAGCTGGCATTGCCTTCGGTGAAGGAGGTCATCGACGCGGTCAGGGCGGTAACCTACCGCGACTGA
- a CDS encoding pyruvate dehydrogenase complex dihydrolipoamide acetyltransferase, producing MPIDILMPALSPTMEKGTLAKWLVKEGDSVAPGDVIAEIETDKATMEVEAVDEGTMGRILVPEGTADVPVNERIAILLAEGEDAGAITAMPTPEPAQAPAADRPASPPAPAHDARDAGASAASPAASPGSAAVESRGNGQEGGRIFASPLARRLAKEQGLDLAAIAGSGPHGRVVKRDIERAVAAAGAVKSAPRAAEGPAQVVAAPAAAPAAVPAPVQAPSDDRIRALFADGTYEVVPHDNMRKVIARRLTEAKSTIPHFYLTIDVNLDALMKLRTELNAAAPEIDGKPAYRLSVNDFVIKALALALMAVPEANVTWTESGMLRHKVADVGVAVSIPGGLITPVVRRAEQKTLSVISNEMKDYAARARARKLKPEEYQGGSTAVSNLGMFGIKDFAAVINPPHATILAVGAGEQRAVVRDGAVAIATQMSCTLSTDHRAVDGALGAELMGAFRGFVEKPMSMLV from the coding sequence ATGCCCATCGACATCCTGATGCCCGCCCTGTCGCCGACCATGGAGAAAGGCACGCTGGCCAAGTGGCTGGTCAAGGAGGGTGATTCCGTCGCACCTGGCGACGTGATCGCCGAGATCGAGACCGACAAGGCGACCATGGAGGTGGAGGCGGTGGACGAGGGCACGATGGGCCGGATTCTCGTCCCGGAGGGAACCGCCGACGTACCCGTCAATGAGAGGATCGCGATCCTGCTTGCCGAAGGCGAGGATGCCGGCGCGATAACGGCAATGCCCACACCTGAACCGGCCCAGGCGCCTGCGGCCGACAGGCCTGCCTCCCCGCCGGCTCCCGCACATGATGCCAGGGACGCCGGCGCATCCGCCGCATCTCCCGCCGCGAGCCCCGGCAGTGCCGCGGTCGAATCGCGTGGCAACGGTCAGGAAGGTGGCCGCATCTTCGCCTCGCCCCTGGCGCGCCGGCTGGCAAAGGAGCAGGGTCTCGACCTTGCCGCGATCGCGGGTTCCGGTCCGCACGGTCGCGTGGTCAAACGCGACATCGAACGGGCCGTCGCCGCCGCCGGCGCTGTGAAGTCAGCGCCGCGCGCGGCCGAGGGGCCGGCCCAGGTCGTCGCCGCGCCGGCAGCCGCGCCTGCCGCGGTCCCGGCCCCCGTCCAGGCGCCCTCCGACGACAGGATCCGCGCGCTGTTTGCCGATGGGACCTACGAGGTCGTCCCGCACGATAACATGCGCAAGGTGATCGCCCGCCGCCTGACCGAAGCGAAGTCGACGATTCCGCACTTCTACCTGACGATAGACGTCAATCTCGATGCGCTGATGAAGCTGAGGACGGAACTCAACGCGGCGGCTCCCGAGATCGACGGCAAGCCAGCCTACAGGCTGTCGGTCAACGACTTCGTCATCAAGGCCCTGGCACTGGCATTGATGGCCGTGCCGGAGGCCAACGTCACTTGGACCGAGTCCGGCATGCTCAGACACAAGGTCGCCGATGTCGGCGTCGCCGTCTCGATTCCCGGTGGATTGATCACGCCAGTGGTACGTCGCGCCGAGCAGAAGACGTTGTCGGTCATCTCCAACGAGATGAAGGACTATGCAGCGCGTGCACGCGCCCGCAAGCTCAAGCCCGAGGAATACCAGGGCGGTTCGACTGCGGTCTCCAATCTTGGCATGTTCGGCATCAAGGACTTCGCTGCCGTCATCAACCCGCCGCACGCGACGATTCTGGCGGTCGGCGCTGGCGAGCAGCGGGCCGTGGTGCGCGACGGGGCGGTTGCCATCGCCACACAGATGTCCTGCACGCTGTCGACTGATCACCGGGCTGTCGACGGCGCGCTCGGCGCGGAGTTAATGGGGGCGTTCCGCGGCTTCGTCGAGAAGCCGATGTCGATGCTGGTCTAG
- a CDS encoding FtsB family cell division protein, which produces MPRRTVRRGSIAALLVPLLGAAAVGYFAWHGIHGARGFLASQQLAAETARLEAELAEVRREREWLEHHVALLRPESLDPDMLEERARVLLNLAHPDDIVILRQNP; this is translated from the coding sequence ATGCCCCGCCGTACCGTCCGCAGAGGATCGATCGCGGCGCTGCTGGTGCCGTTGCTCGGCGCCGCCGCTGTCGGCTATTTCGCCTGGCACGGCATTCACGGCGCCCGCGGGTTCCTTGCCTCCCAGCAGCTCGCCGCCGAGACGGCCCGACTCGAGGCGGAGCTGGCGGAAGTACGGCGCGAGCGCGAATGGCTCGAGCATCACGTCGCCCTGCTGCGGCCCGAAAGCCTCGATCCCGACATGCTCGAGGAGCGGGCGCGGGTGCTTCTCAACCTGGCTCACCCCGACGACATCGTCATCCTGAGACAGAATCCGTAG